The genomic window TAATatccattctaacaggtgtgaggggatatcctgttatggttttgatttgcatttccctgatgattaattatgtagagcatcttttcatgtgtctgttggccatctgtaggtcttctttcggaaaatgtctatttggatcttttgctcatttttttagtattggattgtttgttttgttttgctactgAGTAgtatgaattctttatgtatttcagaTATTAGACATTTATCAGAtaatgtgatttgcaaatatattttcccattccataggttgccttttcattttgttgatggtttcctttggtgtgcagaagctttttagtttgatgcaaaTCCACTTGTTtactttggcttttgtttttgccAAGACCTACaccaaagagcttactgcctatgttttcttttaggagttttatgtttCAGGTCCTACATTCAagtctaatccattttgagttttttgtaGATGGCAAAAGATAGTGGTCCagattcattattttgcatgtgactatccaattttcccaacaccatttatctaagagactgtccttttcccattgtatattcttggctcctttgtcataaattaattgaccatatatgggtgggcttatttctggactgtctattttgtttcattgatctatgggCCTGTTGTTATGCCAATGCCATACTCTTAATTACAATAATTGTGTAATATAGTTCGAAATCAGGGAACATGAtgactccagctttgttctttttcaagattgctttgctaCTCAGGgacttttatggttccatacaaatttttaaatttgtttgttctatttctgtgaaaaatgccattagaattacattttttatttaaataaggaGAATTCTTTGATGAAAAAAACCCTATATTTGAAAGGACAAACAAGAGCGAAGGGCGAATGTGCCACCATGGCATGCTGAATACATGATTCCATTTCCCATCCAAGGCAAAAGCTTCCCAAATCTTGGGAATTTTAATAGgaatttcattgaatctgtagattgcttcaggtagtatggacattttaacaatattaatcctTCCGATTCATGAACATtgactgtctttccatttatttgtcttccatttctttcattaatgtcttataattttcaatATATGGATCTGTtacctccttagttaaatttatttctgggcATGTAAATCTTCTTGCTGTAATTATAAgtgggattcttttcttttcttttttttttttaaagattttatttatttgacagagagagatcacaagtaggcagagaggcagtcagagagagggagtcagagagagggagagggatgcaggctccctgctgagcagagagcccaatgcgggactcgatcctaggaccctgagatcatgacctgagccgaaggcagcggcttaacccactgagccacccaggcgcccctaagtgggattattttcttaatttctctgataattcattattagtgtataggaacAATAagtttttgtgtattgattttggatcctataactttactgaattcatttagtGGCTCAAACTGTGTATGTGTCTAGCATattcttttcaaaagattttatttatttgtctgagagaaagcacaagcagggggagcagcaggcaggaggagaagcaggctccctgccaagagaggagcccaatgcaggacttggtcccaggaccctgagatcatgacctgagtcaaaggcagatgcttaactaactgagccatccaggtgttccacattttctatatataatatcatgtcatctgcaaatatgacaatttcacttcttcctttcccatttggatacctttttatttctttttcttgcctaattgctctgactAGGACTTTCAATactttgttgaataaaagtggtgagtggGCAGccatcttgttcctgatcttagagggaaggttttcatcttttcacgtttgatgttagctgtgggcttgtcatatatggccttcattatgttATATTCCTTCTATACCCACCTTGTTGAGAGTTATCATAAatgatgttaaattttgtcaaatgctttttctccatctattgagatgatcatacaatctttctccttcattttgttaatgtgatgttgtatcacattgactgatttgcagaaGTCGAACCATCCtggcatccctggaataaatgccacttgatcatgtgtatgattcttttaatgcattgttgaatgttgctaatattttgaggatttttgcatctatattcaatACGactattggcctgtaattttcttttcttgtgtcatccttgtctggttttgatatcagggtaatgatggcctcataaaaggagtgtgaaattccttcctcttctcttttataaaaatttgaaaaagatcaatattctttgaatatttggtaggaTTCTCTAGTGCAGCTGTCTAGTCTTGGGAcgtttttgttgctgtttggaCATTTTGATTATTGATTAAATCTCCTTCCTAGTTAACtgttttgttcagattttctatttcatcatgattcagtcttgataggttgtatgtttctagaaatttacctttcttctaagttgtccaagCTATTGGCCTATAATTGTTCATTGTAGTCTCTTATGATCTCtggtatttctgtggtatcagttgtatcatctctttcctttctgattttttattcaagtcctcttttttttttttcttggtgagtctagctagaggtttgttaattttatcttttcaaagaaccagtttttagtttcattaatcttgtctttttagtctctatttcatttatttctgctataatcttattttcttccttctgctaactttggccttcatttgttcttctttttctagtttctttttttttttaaatcatgaaaaaactgtatttagatttagccagctggactcagtttagatgatcccaattttgttggcaacatccaaagcatcatagtcaggggccagtcgaacgtatgccttcttctctccatcaggcctgattaaggtgttgaccttggctacatcaatgtcatagagcttcttcacagcctgtttgatctggtgcttgttggccttgacatccacaatgaacacaagtgtgttgttgtcttctattttcttcatggctgactcagtagtcagggggaacttgattatggcatagtgatcaagcttgtttctcctgggggcgCTCTTTCGAGGGTATTTGGGCTGCCTTTGGAGACGCAGAGTCTTGGGTCGTCAGAACGTAGGTGATGTgcggatcttcttttttttgtgactgtggaGGCCTTTCAGCACTGCTTTCTTGaccttcaaagcctttgctttggcttcggctttgggaggggcaggggcttccttcttagctttcGGCGCCATCTTCGTAAAAgcctttttctagtttcttaatgTGTAAATTGTTTGAGACTTCTTATTTTGCAGGATAGACCTTTATCACTATGAACTTCTTACAACTGCTTTTGCCGCATCCCATATGGTATATTACattcccattttcatttgtctcaaggtatttttttgaTATCTCCTTTGGTTTATTagttgttcagtagcatgtttttaatctccatatatttgtgaatttttaagttttctttgtgtAATTAATTTCATACCACTGTGATTAGAAGACACTCACGATTCagtaattttgaatttattaagacttgttttgtgatgtgatatgatgagcacggGGTGCTATACAcaagtaatgaatcattgaactaaagatggggcacctgggtggctcagtgggttaagcctctgccttcggctcagggtgttgggatcaagccccacatcaggctctctgctcagcagggagccagcttcccttcctctctctctgcctacttgtgatctctgtctgcaaataaataaaatctttaaaaaaaaaacacaaaaaacctacggatgtactatatgttgactaattgaattttaattaaaaaaaaaaaagacttgttttgtagcATAACATATGATGtcttggaaaatgttccatgtattcctgaggagaatgtgtattctgttgccttaGGCTGGAAGGTTCTATAAGTATCTGTTGTCTATCCGGTCTCATATATCATGTAaggccaatgtttccttattttctgtctggataatcTATCCATCAATGGAAGGCCCTATACTGTTGTAttgctatttctctttttattcctttcttaaaaatttatttaattttggttagttaacacatagtgcaatattggtttctggttatttctccctttatttctgtttaatatttgctttatattacTTAGGTGCTCCTAagttgggtgtataaatatttacaaatgttagatcttcttgttgggttgacccctttatcattatgtcatgcccttctttgtctcttattagtctttgttttaaagtcaatttTATCTGATTAAAGGATAGCTACTCCGGCTTTCTTTTGGTTGCCAtttgcatggagtatctttttccatcccttaaCTTTCAGTCTTGTGTGTCCTCACATCTATAGTGActcttttgtaggcagcatatagatgggtcttgtctttttatccattcagccactcttttattggagaattaagtccatttacatttaagataattattgataggtaactGCTTATcaaaattgttttctggctgtttttgcagttcctctctgttcctttcttctcttgcagTCACAAAAACTGGGGCATCAGACTGGGTATGAGCTCCTTTTGGGGGTGACAGCAAATATTACAGTCCCATGAGACCAGGAACGCAAGCTCCCCTGGCCTCCAGAGCCAGATGATCCAGAGGCATCCCCGAGGTGACAGCCATGAAAGTGGAACACCAGAGGTATGTAAAAGCTCGTTTGTGAGATATGCTGGTGCTCTGGAGCATGGTAAAGAGAGACTGCAAAGCTGATACCTGCCAATTTCCTCTCTGGAATGTTCCAGCAGGCTTCTACATATATATTCAGTTAGATTTGCTCCTCAGGCCAATCTTTTCAGAGAAGAAGGtcagcctccttccccttccatcTAAGTGCTGTCGGCTGCCCCTGAGCCCTGTAAGAGCAGCTTCTCAGATCACTTCGGTCTTGTGGGTCTTGGGACACAGGTCCCCGTTGGTTTTCAGGCATATGTTTCGGGGAGCTGTCTCTCAAGTTTATGTCTTAAAAGTTGGTATACCTGATGTGGGTTTGAACACATTGCTCCTCAGGGAGAAGCTCCAGGTTTGGAGTTCCTTCCCAGCTGTGGGTCACTGTGCCAGGGGTGGGCTTTATTGGGAAATTCAACTCTTTTACATACTTCAGTGTGGTTTTCTTCTTGGTTGCCAGGTGTGTAGCTGTCACTCAGCcatcctttgttttttaagaagaaattgttCCACTGTAGCTTGACTCAATATGTCTGTGGGAGGAGGCAAGTTCCGGGTCTCCAGTAGGACCACTTTGACTAGAACTTCTCAGCACTTGTTTGTATAAGTGGTCCTCTCAACCTTGTGGGTAATCtgtccccctctttttttctttctttctttctttttttttaattttatttatttgacagagagagagatcacaagtaggcagagaggcaggcagagagaggaggaagcaggctccctgcggagcagagagcccgacgcggggctcgatcccaggaccctgagatcatgacccgagccgaaggcagcggcttaatccactgagccacccaggcgccccctttttttctttctaaaggagaaaacaaagtgTTTCATAGGGTTATCTACTTCACCAAAATTAAGAATATATCTAGGAGGTCTATTCATCAAAATCTCCTTTCCTAGTAACTATTCATTCTACCCAAGTGGAAAAAatgcaaagggagaaaaaataaaatagaggattTCTGCTCTCAGCAGTTGGAGACATGAAATAGAATGCCTGACTAATCAACATTAAAATTCCATAAACAATTTTAAACAGCACAAAAAGTGGcattttattctactttaaaTACTggtcatatctttaaaaaaatttttttaaagattttatttgacagagagagcacaaggaggcagagcagcaggcagagggagagggagaagcaggctctccactgagcagggagcccgatgcagggctcaatctcagggccctgggaccaggacctgagctgaaggcagccacttaaccgactgagccacccatgtaccccaaATACTGGTCATATCTTAACTAAGCAGCTTATTTTACTCAATTTAATTtatctggaaataattttttgGCTGCCCTATTAAATAGACTGTTTGAAACCTTTTTATAATTTACTTCATAAACATATGTTTGTTTTATACAAAAGAAAGGTGTCCAAGACTACCAACAAAGTAACTTTTTAAGTTGAAATTACACAATACTGCCAGATAATATTTTGATCATGTCAGTGGCTCCCTGGTACTTACTAAAATTTAAACTCCTTACTCTGGCACTGAAGACCCCTACTATGTGCCCATTTCGCATTTGCCTTAGTTACTAAATCTGACAAACTCTTTGTAATCCCTACTCTTTCACACATAACCCTATACATGTGCTGACAGCTGACAGCCAGAAATACCCTTTTCCTGAGATTCTGTACCTTTCAGCTCACCATTCCCAAGGCATTTCTCATGGCATGCCAATTTATGTGCATGTCTTACCAGCTTCATCAGACTAAAACCCTAAGCCcaagcatgtatgtgtgtatatgcttTATCTTCCATTATCAGACATAACAGGCACTGGAAGTCTTTTTCCACAGTATTCCCTCCTCTACGGAGAAGCATCTAAGACTGGGAAGGAGCAGAAAGTGAAGGAAGCATAGCAGTCCCATTAATCCCAGCAAGTTACATGTGTATAATGCCTTTCTGGTTTATAAAAAGTTTCGCATTTCTCCCcatgacattgaaaaaaataccaaagatATATGAACAATGTTTAAGATCAAGGTTGTTCGCCAACATTTaggaatagagaaaagaaaattgctaGCTTTGTGGAAGTAACAAAAGATTAAGGAAATTTTAGAAGGCTAAAAAAGGCTAAAAAGGTGGAGAAAGCCTGTAAAAGTTTGGAAAACTAAAGCTTTAAATTACACTGCACTGAGGGGAAATGAAGACAATGAGACTGCGAGAAAGTGGGAAGTGGGAAAGCCCCCGAGTCTGCAGAGTCTCTCGTCAGCCTGTGCTGCTTCAGAGTGGGAACCTAGAAAGGGTACTTGAGAGCACAGGGACCACCCTGCCGGTGACCGAAAAAAACATGGTCCTGAGATCCACAAGAAATGGAATCCATTCTTGGCATAGCCTGGAAAGCTGGAAGCTAGTGATATCAGGAAGATGCAGGTCTTTAAAGAACTCAGAAGGTGATCTGGGTGAAAACGAAATATCACAAAAGTCTTTTTGTGGCTTCACAGGTTAATACTTTGGATATTGTGCGCCTGtaaattgttttaaatacttGAGCCTTTTTctcggtggggggtggggaggacgtGAAGACAAGAAAAGCCTTACGTTTCCGTTTCTTCATCGGGTGGATTGGATGCTTACAGGGTTTTTCTTGTAACATTTATAAGTGCTGCTTACATcactgaacaacaacaaaataataatggaGTAGCTGTTGCCCTTCTCTGGTTGTGTGTACAGTATGTGTGGAATAAAAAAGGGAACTGTTTTCACAAGCTGTTCTTTGTTTCGTGATTGGATCCAGCGAGCCCGTACCTACCCCCGCTGCACTGAGCTTGGCCGTTGGGACTGTTCATCCTGTCCCATCACTGTCCATCACTGGAGCATCCTGTGATACTTTGTCAGTTGTTGTTGCAGAAGACTGAACTGTTTTTGGAATATTTAACAATTACATAAACAGAGTTAAGTGTTTTCCAATGTGGTTGTCCGGTTTTTATGGCCTTGCTGTGTACTTTCCCTCTTTTTGACAGTAAACTTTTGCCTATGGCTTACAGTTTGACATTTAATTTATTGGCGCTGCTCTGCACCCCTCCTGCAGGAGGGAGGACTTCATGTTGTTTATTGCcagttttttgtttacttttcagGTTTGTACTACAAGGTTTAATAATAAAAACGaagtttttggaaaaaaatactttggatACTGTGGAGTAGGAGTCCAGTATAATTCCGAATGGACACATTTTCTCCTACTGTCCATACTTGGGCTCCCATCCTCACTGGCTGCCTCTGACTCTATCTTCCTATCCCGACCCAACCAATAGACCAGTTCTGAAAACATGAATGAAGCCTGTCAGCAATATCTGGTGTGAATCCTCTCGCCTGGAGGAAATCTAGGCCTTGCTAACGTAAGCTGCGATTCAAGTTGCCTCAAACTTGGGAGAGAGGGATACAGGTGGTGTCCTGGCAATTTGTTAAGTCCAACATAACTAAAAGGTGAGAAACAAGCTATTGAACATCACAGAAATTATATCAAAATTCATAATCAGTTGGATCTGACTTGATCAATCCACTTTTTATTTACCTGTGGAAGGTTTCCTCCTAAAAAGTAGCAAAATGAATGTGAACAAAATGGAGTTACATGGATGGAGCAGTCTCACCACGTTTGAATGATCAGCTGCTTAAGGCATTCATCTACAAGTACTAAGCTGGTGAAGAAAACAGATTCCCCAACCCCAACTCTGACAGTCCTGTGTGTGTGGCAGTAAATGCACAACTGACCCAGGATCTAGAACCTCAGAGAATCTGACACAAACCTAAGTGGCCTTAGTTAGAAAGACCTCAGAAATCCAGACCACATTAGATTTTCAGAGCTATGGACGTCACCTCACTggtatatttaatgtttattagcACCTATATGCAAGGCACAGCAGGAAGTGTAAGAAGTCACGATCTGACCGAATGATGGAGGATTCTTCATAGGCAAAATGATCAGAGCAGCAGCCCTCATCAGAGCCGTCTGCGCAGGAGACGTCATAAGGTGCTGGCCGGAGGTGGTTGGCCAGTCTGGAGGCGCATTTCAGTCCAGCAGGTGAGAATAAAGGTTTCAGGTCTTACCCCTTCCAGACTACTCTCCCATAGCCTCCTATCAAACCAGCTGTTCCTCAGCCACCTTCTAGATGTAGAAGAGGATCCATCTCAGCCAGACTCTGTGTCTGCTGCCACAAGATGACGGGAAGTGGTCAGTCAAGCCCAGCCCAGTGTCTGTGATCAGGAAGGGCTGGGGAACCCTTCGGTTCAACGAGGAACGAGCCCCAACTCTGCCGTGTACGACATGGTCACTGTGATGGGACTTTCTTCCCAACGTGGCTTCTCTGATGCTGGACAAGATATGAAGTTCGGGTAAAGCCTTTTCCACATGCGTCGCACTGATAGGGTTTCTCACCAGTGTGGATTTTTTGGTGTTCAATAAGGCTTCTGTTGCGAGGGAAACTCCTCTCACATGCATGACATTGGTAAGACACAGGAGTCTCGACATGTTCCCACTGGGCTCCCACCCTCCCCTGACTCTCCCAGGTCTCTGTACGTTCAGGCTCCTGCACGTTCCTATCTCCGTGGATCCTCTGGTGTCTCAGGAGGTGTGAATTCCGCCTAAAAGCTTTGCCGCACAGGCCGCACCGGTACGGCTTCTCCCCCGTGTGGATTTTGTGGTGTTCCAGGAGGCTGCAGCTCTGGCTGAAGGTCTTCCCGCAGTCCTCGCACTCGTAGGGCTTCTCCCCGGTGTGGGTTCTCTGGTGTTTGATGAGGTTTGAGCTGTGACTGAAGACCTTGCCACACTCGTCACACTCGTATGGCTTCTCGCCAGTGTGGACTCTCTGATGGATGACGAGGGCGGAGCTCCCGATGAAGGTCTTGCCACAGTCTTCACATTcgtagggtttctctccagtgtggattCTCCTGTGCTTAGTCAGGCCCGAACTCTGAGCAAAACTCTTCCCGCATTCCTGACAGTAGTGCCGCCTACGTCCCGTGTCGTTTTTCTGCTTTCTGGGTAACCTGCCCTCCTGCTCACCAGCTTCTGCGCGGGCGGGAGCCTGGGCAGCGTCTTCACCTGCGGGGCACGGTATTTCCCTAGGCTCCTGCCCTGGATCTTGCTCCTCTGGGGGCAGATCCGTGACCTCAGCCCACACGGCAGCACCTGGAAGAACGAGCGGTCGGACCTGTCAGGTACGCCCCGCCGCGGAGTCCCCCGGAGGCCGGGACAGGATTCCGTGCCAGGATGAGGATGGGAGTAAAGGGGGACACGgacgctggggggggggggggaccgggGAACAGGCTGGGGCCGGCAGAAGCAGGGCACCCCCgggaggtggggaaggtggggaggactGTGCCGGGGACACACGCAGAGGCTCCAAGTCCTACGGCAGGAGGCAGGACCCTGCCTGGGGCTGGACGCTCGGAGAGCTGGGCGGAAGGCAGCAGAAGCAGGCAAACGTAAGGATTAGTGAGACATTCCGTAAGAAACGGGGCAAGCGGGAACCGAGAAACTGATCCCCGGTCAGGGATGCGCGCGGTCACGTGACCCGAGACGGGGACCGGCTTCGCTGCCGACAGAGCTGAGCTGGCGCCGCCGCTGCACACCACGGAGCTGTGAGCGCTGACGAGTCCGGCTGTTGCCCGGTGTCCTGATCTCTAGGTCACCCCGCTGTCCCTTCCGGGTCATTTTGCTCCCACGCTCTACGGTCCCGTGGCCCGTCCCCTGAGGAGGACTCAGTCTCCTCTCGAGGCTGGCAGCGGGCGGGGGATCAACACTGACCGCGCAGCTGCCGCGAGCGAGGCCTGTGCTGGGGGTTGCGCCTGCTGcaccccacgtcccctgccccggaCGCTGGCAGACCAGGAAGGAGGCGGCGTCACGGGGGTTCAGGAGCTGGTCGCGCTGCGGTTAGGAGCGGGTTCAGAAGCGGTGGCCCTGGATGCAGGCAGCTCAGACAGCTCCTCGCAGCCCAGCAGCCTGACCGACGAGGGGAGCCACGAGACCCCAGCAGAGACCCGCACCCATGTCTTACCCAGGGGGGTCAGGCCACCACAGTTCTGCCCTTCCTCTCCGTGGAAGCTCCCCCGAGACGAATCCAGCTGTGTCCACGCAGGGGAGGAAGCCAGGGCCACGTCTTCCGTCTTCAGCAAGCCCTGAAACGGCACACGGTCCCACCTCGTTCCTCTGCCCCGAAGTCCCGCCCGCAGCTGGGCACAGGAGACTCAATGTCCCCCCACGGCTGTGCCGTCCAGGCCAGTGCGGCAGCCAACACCCGCCTCAGCGGTCAGAGAACAGCACGGAAGTGAAGAAGGAGAGAACCCGTGAAGGGGTGTTCGTCGGTGTCCAGACAAAAAAACGCCAACCCAGCGAAAGGCCTGGAACAACGGAAACCTCTCGCGACATTTCTGGTGTGATTTTCAGCAAGGCAGTGATGGAGGCTCACTGACATGAATGATTCTTAACAatgaaatgaggggcgcctgggtggctccgtcgtcaagggtctgccttcagctcagaacatgatcccaggatcctgggatccagccccgcctggggctccctgctcagtgggggggggtctgcttctccctctcccactcccctgctgtgttccctctctcgctgtctccctctgtcacataaataaataaaatctttaaaaaataaaatgcaaaaagaaaaataataaaatgcaatgaaatgTAGGTCTGAGGTGAGGACAGTCAGGGAAGAAAGTGCGACTACAGAATCCCG from Meles meles chromosome 5, mMelMel3.1 paternal haplotype, whole genome shotgun sequence includes these protein-coding regions:
- the LOC123941491 gene encoding zinc finger protein with KRAB and SCAN domains 4-like, which translates into the protein MARESKSSAALDADAAEERPGLLTGVLTVKVEEDDDPARAVEAGAPGSPAPGPERSRRRFRGFRYPEAEGPREALSRLRELCRRWLRPETHSKEQIVELLVLEQFLTILPEELQAWVREQQPESGDEAVVLLEYLQRHLEEPGPQVLSGDQRQLLCCKTAVLTPAPRPWSTELQPKKALLKHESLGSQASADRVFQVPGLALGGRHRGHAVVAARLPPEPQGLLKTEDVALASSPAWTQLDSSRGSFHGEEGQNCGGLTPLGAAVWAEVTDLPPEEQDPGQEPREIPCPAGEDAAQAPARAEAGEQEGRLPRKQKNDTGRRRHYCQECGKSFAQSSGLTKHRRIHTGEKPYECEDCGKTFIGSSALVIHQRVHTGEKPYECDECGKVFSHSSNLIKHQRTHTGEKPYECEDCGKTFSQSCSLLEHHKIHTGEKPYRCGLCGKAFRRNSHLLRHQRIHGDRNVQEPERTETWESQGRVGAQWEHVETPVSYQCHACERSFPRNRSLIEHQKIHTGEKPYQCDACGKGFTRTSYLVQHQRSHVGKKVPSQ